A genomic segment from Cyanobium sp. NIES-981 encodes:
- a CDS encoding CIA30 family protein, producing MIPIASADGFSGWHALNDTIMGGRSQGDCAVGPAGLRFQGELVAEGGGFVSCRSPLFSPPLDLSGSEGLEIDLEGHGRRFKLAVGCADGVGGLTELIPGGLRWVAEFGTEASGFSQVRLPFASLRPSVRARPVGLPLRFDAGRVNRLQLLHSRFGDDGTPNAGFRPGAISFLLQAIRAYP from the coding sequence TTGATCCCGATTGCTTCCGCCGATGGTTTCAGTGGCTGGCATGCGCTGAACGACACGATCATGGGCGGCCGCAGCCAGGGCGACTGTGCGGTGGGTCCTGCCGGGTTGCGCTTCCAGGGTGAGCTGGTGGCCGAGGGGGGCGGCTTCGTGAGCTGCCGCTCTCCGCTGTTCTCGCCCCCCCTCGACCTTTCCGGCAGCGAGGGGCTGGAGATCGATCTGGAGGGCCACGGCCGCCGCTTCAAGCTCGCCGTGGGCTGTGCGGACGGCGTCGGCGGGCTCACGGAACTGATCCCGGGAGGTCTGCGCTGGGTGGCGGAATTCGGCACCGAGGCCAGCGGCTTCAGCCAGGTGCGCCTGCCGTTCGCCAGCCTGCGGCCCTCCGTACGGGCCCGTCCCGTCGGCCTGCCCCTGCGTTTCGATGCCGGCCGGGTGAACCGGCTGCAGCTGCTGCACTCCCGCTTCGGCGACGACGGCACGCCGAATGCCGGGTTCCGGCCCGGCGCGATCAGCTTCCTGCTCCAGGCGATCCGTGCCTACCCCTGA